A segment of the Brienomyrus brachyistius isolate T26 chromosome 13, BBRACH_0.4, whole genome shotgun sequence genome:
atTATATGGGCAGGAATGACCTCCGATAACGATCATTATTTACAGCAGAACTGATGTGTCTGCATAAGTGAAGTAAGCTTACCTTTATTGTCAGATAGCTCTCCGATAACAAAGGCCAGTTTCCCCACGCTTTGGGCCATCAGCTCCACATTGAGGATGTAGTTGAGCCTCTCGGAGTCCAGATTGCAACCGGCACCAATAACTCGGGAAGGAGGGAGTCCACTCTGTTTCCATGCTACGTAGGTCATGATGTCCACTGGAAGGAAACGGTCCAAAAGTGAGGGATGGGAGGGAAAGCAGCAAAAAATAGAAAGCTAGAATAGTCACTGAGTGACTTGCAGAAGGGCAATCAGGAGACAACCATAAGAAGGGGGAAGGCTGATACTATTACCAGAATATGGGGGAAGAGGACTGACAATGGAAGATACATTATTACAACAGAAGACAACAAGGAGTGTTAAACTATACTACTGCTGAGAAGAGTGACGACTGCTCAATCATGCCCTAAAAGAAACTTAAAACATTTCTGATGTCCATATGGTGGAAAATGGTCACCTTACCTGAGGTAATAGCGAGTCATGAGAGAGGTAGAAAAAGCAGGAGTCATACCTGGCTGTGAGGCTGTGAGCATCACTGCGTTGGGGCTTAAACGAGCCAGGCCGGGGATGATGCCTCGGTACAGGTCTACGTTGGTCTGGACAACACTGACGTAGGACTGCTCATTGCTCCACGCGTTCGCAGTTATCACAACGATCTTTGATCCTGCCGATGATGCCAAATCTGGTCCGGGAATACAGAGGACGTTGCCTGGTATCCTTACATCAGCAGTACCTCTCCTATCACTTTTGAGCAGATCCATTCAGTTCCTGGGCGTACCTTTTGAGACCTCTAGGTTTGGCAGATGGAACATCTCCAAGTCCATCGTCCCACCTTTAGCAGAGCCCTCGCCGAGATCGACAAGGACCAACTTGTCTATGCTGCCCTTTGACTGTTGGATGTTGAGAGGTGAGAGATCAATGTTAAGTCACGATGAACAGCAAAAGGTCAGAAAAGGCATTGTTATCTATTACACATGGTAAGAGATTAAATATTACCTTGGCCAAAATGCTCAGCACAGAGGCCATACCAAGGTCACCACCACCTACAACAGTTACTTTGTTGACCTGTCGTTCCAGCTTGCCTCCCCCTGTATCGTCGAGCAAATGGAGGTTTGTGTCACATAACACCAGATATTATCAAAGTTAAAAACAGACTATTGCTTCTtcccatttcaaaataaaatctatGTTTAACAGTCGAATGACAGTGTCTGCAGGTAAACAGACTGGGAGTGAACAGGCTTGAAGGCCGGACTACTTGCGTGAAACCTAGATTAATATGCAAGCGTAATTGCAGAGAACTGCAGAGATGCCATTCAAGGTGCAACAAATATAGAACAATGAAAACTCTTCAGCTGTTCTGTTAGAAACACGTCAAGATCAGTGAAGGAGCCAAGGGGTACAATAGACAGTAACAGGCAGTTCATGGTAAACTAACAACATGCTGGTGCATGTATTGATGGGGTGGGGGTATAGGCCCCTGGACCCCTCATGCAGTGCTGAATGGTGATGCTCTACCATCTCCCGGTGCTGAGTGGGTGGGGGTGCCCCCCTCAAAAGATGGCATCCCAGGCTCCTGTCTATGTCGCCTAATGGGTTGATCGACACCACAACTGCACTATTAGGTATGCGGTGAATTAGTGAAAATCCTGCATAAAGGATGTATCAGCCCCGCAGTTCCACCGATACCAAAAGCAGGTGACAGGGAAGTGCTGTGTCTCCTGTAGATCACCCTTGAATTATTACTTTCCGAAAATGGCTCTACCCAGCAAACATTCGGCAGGTTTTTGGTTCCATGCGTTTCCTGTGTCTATTGCGTTTGAAATGTATTACATTTTATGTACATTGACTTACTTAGTAGACTGTTCATACAAAGTAAAATATACTTTGGAGGCAGCAGGGTCCCTGGAAGTTAAGGTTAAGGGCACTAGCTGAAGGGCCAAACGGCAAAACCACTGTActaaccatgggatttgaaccgccgACCATCTGATGACAAGCACAAGTCGCAGATCGACACGCTGTCCCATAAATAGCACGTCCTTTTCGTGACTAATAATAATCATGGGTTTGAATAACTAATGACTAGTGTCTACTTCTACATTACCAAATGGATTCAAGCAGTAAGAGCGTCATATGAATATATACGAAGGCTCCTAAAATGAGACCAATACTGCCGATGCTTCAATGGACCAAGACGACAGAGCTCTTTGAAAGTTCTGTCGAATATGCAATTGGTCAAGAGTTTAAATTCGGGGAGCTGGACGCTCACCCTCAGTGATCTTCAAGTTTGACACGAAGGCTAGGAGCTCGTTTGGGTCTTCAGTATTTGGTGATGGCTTTGAAGCGAGAGGGGGGTCATCCTCAAATTTGGAGATCATTTCCTTAAGCAGGCTGTTCACAGAGGACTTGGGCTGCAAGGCATCCCAATCGCAAAAACACAACCTTGGTAAACAAACTGCACAAAACAAACTGCTCTGAAATCATGGACAGCCACAGGACAGCACTTACATAGTCCCAGTTGTGGAGAGCAGGCAGGTATATCCTTCCCCGTGCGTCTACATGCCTCCCCTCCCGGATCACCATGGTGGGGGTTGGTCGCAGTTGGCAGATGGGTGGAGTAAACGGGAATGAGTCCAGCAGCCACATGAGAATGGGCAAGTTGTAGGAGCGGCCTATGCGAGATAGGGGCGGAGAAAATGTCCATTCGATGATTAACCACGATGCTGgttttgtatattaaaaatagaCTCCCGAAATCGATCTAATTTATGCCTTTTCTCCGTGACTTTGAAACTATTTTTACTGACTTTTACCTAAAAACAACCTTTTTTTGGTTAACTGTTAGTAGATGGGTGATGTGATAACTACACTACAATATTTTGTTTGTTGGTTAAATTTCAAAAATCATTCTTAAACATTGACCTTTGTTGATGTTTGACAATCTATATGGTGAATTGATTCTCTAAAAAGGTGTTCTAAAAAGTCATTTTAGCAGAATTATTCAAAACTGAATCAAATCAGGAAttgaaatcaaatcaaattgtgATGTCAGGGCTGATTCACAGCTCCAGCGTGAGCGGCAACTGCAGACTTTTAACATTTACAAAAGTTGTGCTTCTACTGAAGAATTTCTTCTGACAACAGTGACCATAACATAACATGTAAAATGTTGCCATATCCATGgaatgcaaattctttgcttttAAAACAATTTCCATTGTAACTGAACGTTACAAATCAAAACATGAATGGCTTTCTGAGTGCATTATCGTTGTAAGACCTGTTACTTTTTAAACCATGTTCATTAAGAGAGACAAAagaccaaacatattttaagaACATCCGCACCGATATTTCTCACATCAGTTTGAGTCGAGCTCACCTTGATATATAACCGGAATGTTTCCAACAAGCTTCAGAAGGTCTTTTTGGGAGCTGTCAGTAAAAGCTGCACATACAGGACATACATTAAAATTGACGTCTGATATATTGACCGCTGTGTTTTCCAAAAGcctaaataatatttaaaaaagagtTGAATAGGACAGGGCAATATTAATGCATACTGGTAGAAGCCAGTTGTACCCACTACGTAAAACGGACAGCGCCGTATTTCTAGATAACGCATGTAAAGACGGGGCAACAATTAGCTTGTGTTAAAGACTAACATAACAAAACTTTGGCAAATATTGTCACAACTGTTGTCTGCGACAAACTACAGCAATGTGGCAGGGGGTGGATTGGTGTATTCTGCTGCATCAAATCACCAATAATTTACAGGATTGTACTGCATTGTGAAGGGTATTAGGGAATCCGGTCACTTACTGTACGTGTCGACATTAGGCATCATCCCATTGTGGACCTTCTGCAGTTTCTGTAGCTCCTCAATGGCCAAATCGCGAAACTTGTactaataaaaaatgtaaaaacacacagATGTAGTGCCTCGTCATTGTGGAACAGAACCGTAATTCCATTGATGACGTCACTATAACATTCGCTTCCTAAACAAGCCCAACTGCCTAGTGACAGTGAGCGCTACTGACAAATCTGGTTTTACGAATACCTGGAAGTAGTTCAGATAGAGAATGTAGAGCAGTTAATTTCCCCTCTAAATTTCACCTTAACCAGCTAGATACTCACCTTAAGAAGCACTTTCTTTATTGGCTCCGAGGATAAATCCATTGCTGTCCTACAACTTGCAAACCAGCCTACTAAACGAGTCGGGTGAAGTACCCCGGTTTGTGATTCCGATTAGAGCTCAGCCCACAGCACGAACACCTTGGCAAACACATGCAAACTTCCGCGAAGGCACGACCGACTACGGCATACTGGAGGGACATACCGTCTAATAAGCTATCGCCTTCTACCCAGCGCGTACGCCCTTATCACGTGCATCTATGACTACATGCTGCATGCAATCTGCCGGATTATTATATAAAACAGCATTTAACATCATGTAGCATTTTGTagttgcacacacagacactgtatATCTATGCACCttgttaattgtttttttgttgcTACTCCAATATATCTTTATGCATATAcacaaaagggaaaaactgactTTTCTAAGTAATGGTAGTGAGTCAACATATTTCAATTTAAACTAGATTTGAAGAAGCGGTTCACTCATTCATCATCATTGGTAACTTGGACAGAGAACTACAAAAATGTCctcaaaatatatgtattttcaTGTGATCTAAGCCAAACACAGACAGCTTAATAGCCGAATAAGCAGAGCAGCAAATGCTTCAACCTTTTCCAACAGAATGCCTAAGCATGACTTTTAAAGTTTAAGGATCGTAATTTGATAAGCTGCATGGATTGCCTTTCTCCCAATTTGCAAGTGAATCATCAGCTGAATCATGAATCCCAAAACCTTTTGTTGCGTCAGTGCAGATCATGTAAATCTATTAAAATGCACTGAAAATAGTTTTACCACAAAAAAATTACTGATTTTAAAaccagtgttggctgcagtgagaaTTTTTCAGAAAAGTGTTTAAGTGCTGTGCAGTCTTCATGTCAGTAACACCCATCAGACAAAATTGTCTGcacaaatgagaaaaaaaaaagcactgtaTTGTATGTTGGCCAGTTTGAAGGCGGCGTGGGAGAGTACACAAAGCAAGAAACACCAATAAAAAGTGAAAGGTCATTCTTCTTTATAAACAAGAAATAACAGATGTTAACAGAATGGCAAAATGTCTCATGAAATTATCTGCATTAATAAAACTAAAAGTCTACAGGTAATGACCGTGGTTCTTGTATTCTGCACCCGACGATAACCGGGAAACAGacgctgttctccaagaagcaAAGCAACTGAATGTACAGAAATCTCATAATTTTTATATAGTTATAAAAACAATTCTCAGGCCATTATTctcatattatattatattttcatCCCTCACTGGGTGTAGATCCATTTTGAAAGTGGGGCTCTCCGATAGTGCAAACCAGCTCCTCGGGAAATAAATAGCACAACGGCAGAAGCAAAAGCAGATACGTCGGCCGCGTTCCACTTCTTTAACAATCTCACATTCTCTTTCGTTTTGTCTTCACTGCCAGTTTTCTTtgtctctcctcttcctccatccgaatgtcctcttcatcctcctTGATGCCCATTCGTAAACTAAAAAAAGGGAAATGGACACTGAAGCAAATAATGGCTTCCGGACCCTCATTGTCACTCCCCCGCCCCCAAAAAcaccatcattttttttcttccttgtgATTTCTCAGAACGTTCATGACTATTTTCCTCCTTATCTTTAAGCACCCAAGACAGCTTTACTGCCAGACTCCAGGTACTGGCCTCTGAAAGCTCGGAAGGCTGAGAACCGCACCGTCAGCAAGCCCACAATAAACCACATTCTGTTCACCTTCTAGCTTCCTCTTTCTGCTGTTCCTTCCAGCTGCTTTCCATGAACTTCAGTGCATAGTCGCTCTCCTCTTGGTATCTGACAAAAGACGTACAAAGACTATGTATTTCCTTATGCAAAACAAACCACTATGTCATCTAACACTGCAAGAAGCAAGAGGAATAAAAGACAACCGAGTACATAAAACAAACAACACTTGTCGTACTTGTTCCGATCGTAGCCAAAAATCTCCCTGATGTGCTTGGAGATTTCGTCTTGTTCTACACCTCCATCATCAATGAAATCATCCATTTCAGGGTCATACTCGTCTTCATATTTTCGTTTGTAACTGGATGTAATTGGAGGTAGCATTGGACCTGGATAAAAGAAAGAAAGGCGGCGTAACACACAAAGCAGCAATGCAAGCTTCAACAAAGCATGAGAGCCAGCGACAATGGCAATGGAAAACCCAGCACTGCTGACTCGTCAAACTAAGAGGAGAATGCTCACTGTCTCTCGGCAGTGTTTTGTCTGGAGATTAAATGGTGACTTGGTAATGAGGGTGCAGAAAACCacctctggggaaaaaaaggcaACCTCCCCTCACCCAATATCATAAGACAAGGGCATCAACAAAAGGGTAATTCGCTCTTAAACAAGGGGAAGCCATACCTGGAGGTCTCATCACCGGTCTGTGACCTGGAGGAGGTCTCGATGGCATCCCAGGTCTGGGCGCTACGTTTTTAGACGAGATAGTTTCAGCTACCACCGTACATTTGGGCCTCCCAGGGTCATAACCCATGTTGTTTGCAGGCCCGGCAACGCCACTCCATGGCCGCCCAGGTCCGTTTGCTGGAGGGCAAATTCCACCATTGCTAGGGCGGACCTGGGAACTCCCCCCGGGACGTGCCTGTGGTTGAATCCCCGACCTGGGAGGACCGCTTGCACCAGATCGCATTTGTCCATTGTCACTGGATCGGGCTGACTTTATTGGTTCCGCCGTTCCTGACCTAGCAGATGTGGTGGACGTCACCTTCCCTGAGTTGCCTTGGCCGGGCCTGATTTGTTTGCCGATACCACTTACGACATAAGACCTGCTGTGTTCACTGCCTGGACTCGGTCTGACTGAGCCGCCTGCTCCGGGTCGCATCTGGCCCATGACCTGCGTTCGGGTTGGTGCGGAGTTGGAGGCAACACCCGGCCGGATCCCCGATCCAGACGTCTTTCCCGGTGGGACAGGGGGGTTGCCCCGCTTTTGCATAAGGTCACTGCTGGACATGGGCTTCTGCCCTGGAAAAGGCCGTGGGCCTGGGGGTTTACTGGGGGCCTGAGAACTAGCTTTGGCTGTAGTTTTACTGTTTAAGGCACTGGAGGTGCTGGACACATGCTTGTCTCCCTGAGACGGCTTGGCGATCCCGTGTGGCCGCTCGCCAGAAGCAGCTGCTTTGGGCTTCTTCCCTGAACCCCGTTGTGGGAGCTTCTCAGAGGAGCTCCTGTGAGACTTGCCATTCCATGCGTCCTTTTCCTGTAAACACTTCTTTGAGGTACTGGGGTTACCCTGGGGTTTGTGCTCTCTCTCTGGCTTCGCCTCCCGCCCTCTATCCTGCCTCTTTGCCCTCCTCTCCAGCTCCAGCTCTCTCAGTTCCTCGGCCGTC
Coding sequences within it:
- the uevld gene encoding ubiquitin-conjugating enzyme E2 variant 3 — protein: MDLSSEPIKKVLLKYKFRDLAIEELQKLQKVHNGMMPNVDTYTFTDSSQKDLLKLVGNIPVIYQGRSYNLPILMWLLDSFPFTPPICQLRPTPTMVIREGRHVDARGRIYLPALHNWDYPKSSVNSLLKEMISKFEDDPPLASKPSPNTEDPNELLAFVSNLKITEGGGKLERQVNKVTVVGGGDLGMASVLSILAKSKGSIDKLVLVDLGEGSAKGGTMDLEMFHLPNLEVSKDLASSAGSKIVVITANAWSNEQSYVSVVQTNVDLYRGIIPGLARLSPNAVMLTASQPVDIMTYVAWKQSGLPPSRVIGAGCNLDSERLNYILNVELMAQSVGKLAFVIGELSDNKVAVWTPMVPVPNSHSALVTSDATKPLIDRAFDKLKEKGQRSWSVGLSIADITHSILEDKGKIHSVSTLAQGWCGIGTEVFLSLPCALGGTGSARLAGVALGPEEDTKLRESAMTLSNFLLQLRI
- the spty2d1 gene encoding protein SPT2 homolog; this encodes MDFENILTLASQNQGLSALPTKRYSLQAGPAKKHPRVKGVESAAVQAFLKKKEMEQKKKEMESKKVKEDLLAKRVELKSDRKARAMASRTKDNFRGYNGIPVVDQPKKRHPKGYPVQEGMEDFVDDEDNYEYSQTDSEPEPEPEPEPEPEPRNDKSLAKSSGRPSGPGRPSGPGRPSGPGRPSGPCRPVPPPMNFEDLLKLAQKKQFEPVELKPKKKSEERLRTAEELRELELERRAKRQDRGREAKPEREHKPQGNPSTSKKCLQEKDAWNGKSHRSSSEKLPQRGSGKKPKAAASGERPHGIAKPSQGDKHVSSTSSALNSKTTAKASSQAPSKPPGPRPFPGQKPMSSSDLMQKRGNPPVPPGKTSGSGIRPGVASNSAPTRTQVMGQMRPGAGGSVRPSPGSEHSRSYVVSGIGKQIRPGQGNSGKVTSTTSARSGTAEPIKSARSSDNGQMRSGASGPPRSGIQPQARPGGSSQVRPSNGGICPPANGPGRPWSGVAGPANNMGYDPGRPKCTVVAETISSKNVAPRPGMPSRPPPGHRPVMRPPGPMLPPITSSYKRKYEDEYDPEMDDFIDDGGVEQDEISKHIREIFGYDRNKYQEESDYALKFMESSWKEQQKEEARSLRMGIKEDEEDIRMEEEERQRKLAVKTKRKRM